The following coding sequences are from one bacterium window:
- a CDS encoding PTS sugar transporter subunit IIC encodes MEQVLWLSALGALLALDHAMVGQFMFAQPLVVGSIFGVLLGDLPTGLLAGAMVQLLWINVLPVGAYIPSDYTITGGMTAALTVFFMQTAAMNIGPAMVLALGVAIPAGIVSGKLDILVRHFNSRLAARSEAVVESEGLSGVTRLNVMGLLGTYLRNFLLYLLWLGPLAVLLGSLTPLLSVKVMNALGWVFWFLPMLSFAVVLDLIVKEESHWWIGAAFLVVGGLVWLWPGNVLLIFTAALGIGAGLAWRRRAW; translated from the coding sequence TTGGAGCAGGTGCTTTGGCTTTCAGCATTGGGAGCATTGCTGGCATTGGATCATGCCATGGTGGGGCAATTTATGTTTGCGCAGCCATTGGTGGTCGGCAGTATTTTCGGCGTCTTGCTGGGGGATTTGCCCACCGGACTTTTGGCCGGCGCGATGGTCCAGTTGTTATGGATCAATGTTCTTCCTGTTGGGGCGTATATACCGTCCGATTATACGATTACCGGCGGCATGACAGCGGCGTTGACTGTTTTTTTTATGCAAACCGCAGCGATGAACATCGGTCCAGCCATGGTGCTGGCACTTGGTGTGGCAATTCCGGCCGGGATTGTATCAGGCAAGCTGGATATTTTGGTCCGCCACTTTAACAGCCGGTTGGCGGCGCGAAGCGAAGCGGTGGTTGAATCCGAAGGTCTCTCAGGGGTGACACGTCTCAATGTGATGGGATTGCTCGGTACTTATTTAAGGAATTTTTTACTCTATCTTCTGTGGCTGGGGCCTTTGGCGGTTTTGTTGGGCAGCTTAACACCGTTGCTTTCGGTAAAAGTAATGAATGCGCTGGGATGGGTTTTTTGGTTTTTGCCGATGCTTTCATTTGCCGTGGTGCTTGATTTGATTGTGAAGGAAGAATCGCATTGGTGGATTGGAGCGGCTTTTTTGGTTGTCGGTGGATTGGTATGGTTATGGCCGGGGAATGTGTTGTTGATTTTTACGGCAGCTCTTGGCATTGGCGCTGGGTTGGCTTGGCGGAGACGGGCATGGTAA
- a CDS encoding PTS sugar transporter subunit IIB — translation MSVEFVLVRIDDRLIHGQVAVGWVKVVSPDVIMVADDTVAEDALQRSLMEMAATPAFGVEICKVKEAVARCASPEFQGKRVLLLLSSIKDVVRIMQSGLKLEKINVGGLRYSAGKKQIMQAVAINDEDKENFRNLLSQGLTISIQMVPTDEPVDIKKFLLV, via the coding sequence ATGTCGGTTGAATTTGTTTTGGTGCGGATTGATGATCGCTTGATACACGGGCAGGTGGCGGTTGGTTGGGTCAAGGTGGTTTCTCCCGATGTGATTATGGTGGCGGATGACACTGTGGCCGAGGATGCCCTACAACGGAGTTTGATGGAGATGGCGGCGACGCCGGCGTTTGGCGTGGAAATTTGTAAGGTCAAAGAAGCGGTTGCGCGGTGTGCCTCCCCGGAATTTCAGGGCAAACGGGTGTTGCTGCTGCTTTCTTCAATCAAGGATGTGGTCCGCATCATGCAAAGCGGGTTGAAATTGGAAAAAATTAATGTGGGCGGCCTGCGTTATAGTGCGGGAAAAAAACAAATTATGCAGGCGGTCGCCATCAATGATGAGGACAAGGAAAATTTCAGAAACCTGCTTTCACAAGGGTTGACGATAAGTATTCAGATGGTCCCTACCGATGAGCCGGTAGATATTAAAAAGTTTCTCTTAGTCTAA
- a CDS encoding PTS fructose transporter subunit IIA encodes MIQIIITTHGHLAMELVTTTELIVGKQASLVPVCLEMHEGIEDLVGKLEAVILPAQQEGEETLLLVDMFGGTPSNVALALSEKWNFTVVTGVNLPMLIEAVTHRSLMSLGQLTAFVNEKGKKAILVANELLK; translated from the coding sequence ATGATCCAAATTATCATCACCACACACGGGCATTTGGCCATGGAACTTGTGACGACCACAGAATTAATTGTCGGCAAACAAGCGTCTTTGGTACCGGTTTGTCTGGAAATGCATGAAGGGATTGAGGATCTGGTGGGTAAATTGGAAGCGGTTATTTTACCTGCACAGCAGGAGGGTGAAGAGACATTGCTTCTGGTGGATATGTTTGGCGGGACACCCAGCAATGTGGCGTTGGCACTTTCTGAAAAATGGAATTTTACTGTTGTCACCGGCGTGAATCTCCCGATGTTGATTGAAGCGGTCACCCACCGCTCGTTGATGAGTCTTGGGCAATTGACCGCGTTTGTGAACGAAAAAGGAAAAAAAGCCATATTGGTTGCGAATGAATTATTGAAATAG
- a CDS encoding YvcK family protein, with the protein MARKTSKAKRQLNPRWERRLAWRWLYPGVRLKRWLILLILSAVVIGVGVSGMMGDVFRNFEVRVIDYRPLAKQIQSLRFIDFLLLVLGVTGAVLAFRRSLYSILTVLMPAREKEYATVALKRLRLKRGPKLVAIGGGTGLPALLSGLKEFSANITAVVTMADDGGSSGRLRREYKTLPPGDLRNCLVAMAETSPLMSQLFQHRFKGRGSGIEGHSFGNLFITALGEITGDFATGVQAASQVLAVSGQVLPVTLDSVGLEAELLDGSIVKGESKIGRSRQPIKRLRLVPAKVKPSAEVREAIAEADAIIMGPGSLYTSILPNLLMDGLADDIAGSRAVKLFVCNVMTQPGETDKMSVVDHVQAVREHTRPDIIQFALANTEVPSQDILRRYGQSNAEPVLARAEDAARLDEMGVTLIRSRLARGKDHFRHDPQRLARVILKLIVI; encoded by the coding sequence ATGGCACGTAAAACCTCAAAAGCAAAACGACAGTTAAATCCGCGCTGGGAGCGGCGGCTGGCTTGGCGCTGGCTCTATCCCGGGGTCCGTTTAAAGCGCTGGCTTATCCTGCTTATTTTGTCTGCAGTGGTTATCGGGGTGGGTGTCTCGGGAATGATGGGGGATGTTTTTAGAAATTTTGAGGTCCGGGTTATTGATTACCGGCCTTTGGCCAAACAGATTCAAAGTCTGCGCTTTATTGATTTTTTGTTATTGGTGCTTGGTGTGACCGGCGCGGTACTGGCTTTCCGCCGCAGTTTGTATTCCATCCTGACGGTGTTGATGCCGGCGCGGGAAAAAGAATATGCGACCGTGGCATTGAAACGCCTGCGGCTTAAGCGCGGGCCCAAATTGGTGGCGATCGGCGGCGGCACCGGTCTGCCGGCATTGTTATCCGGATTAAAGGAGTTTAGCGCGAATATTACTGCGGTCGTCACCATGGCGGATGATGGCGGCAGCTCCGGCAGGTTGCGCCGGGAGTATAAGACACTGCCGCCCGGTGATCTGCGCAACTGCCTCGTCGCCATGGCGGAGACCAGCCCGCTCATGAGCCAGCTTTTTCAACATCGCTTTAAAGGCCGGGGGAGCGGGATTGAAGGGCATTCGTTTGGGAATCTTTTTATTACCGCGCTGGGTGAAATTACCGGGGATTTTGCCACCGGTGTTCAGGCAGCCAGCCAGGTTTTGGCAGTAAGCGGCCAGGTATTGCCGGTGACACTTGATTCGGTGGGTCTGGAAGCGGAGTTGTTGGATGGCAGCATTGTTAAAGGGGAGTCGAAGATCGGCCGGAGCCGACAGCCCATCAAGCGGTTGCGGCTGGTGCCGGCCAAGGTGAAGCCTTCGGCGGAAGTGCGTGAGGCTATTGCGGAGGCGGATGCCATTATCATGGGGCCGGGAAGTTTGTATACCAGTATTCTGCCAAATCTTCTGATGGATGGATTGGCGGATGATATCGCCGGTTCCCGGGCAGTGAAGCTATTTGTTTGTAATGTGATGACCCAGCCGGGGGAGACGGACAAGATGAGCGTGGTGGACCATGTCCAGGCTGTCCGGGAACACACGCGGCCGGATATTATCCAGTTTGCATTGGCCAATACGGAAGTGCCGAGTCAGGATATACTGCGCCGATACGGGCAAAGCAATGCGGAGCCGGTGCTTGCCAGAGCAGAGGATGCCGCTCGGTTGGACGAGATGGGCGTTACGTTGATTCGTTCACGTCTGGCTCGGGGAAAAGATCATTTCCGGCATGATCCGCAGCGTTTGGCCCGGGTTATTTTAAAGTTGATTGTGATTTAA
- the rapZ gene encoding RNase adapter RapZ, whose protein sequence is MQKKKLLLVTGLSGAGKHHVLYQLEDFGYFCVDNLPAPLLTQGIALLKKSNGATASLAVGVDVRSQIFMEDLQQALQTLRTGKTSFGIIFLEAAENELIRRFAETRRPHPLRGKKTFHDRIRSERRQLAWLRESADLIIDTTRLTPPELRRQLAAWLNRGQRKMHVTVSSFGYKFGLPQDADFIFDVRFLPNPFYVTALKKSTGMQRKVQNYVMQQPEAGKTLESIAGMLKRLIPHYVREGKATLHFAFGCTGGQHRSVVMANALKKRLAGDTLVYHRELGRKCGETHGT, encoded by the coding sequence CAAACATCATGTGCTGTATCAACTTGAAGATTTCGGATATTTTTGCGTGGATAATTTGCCGGCACCGCTCTTGACCCAGGGGATCGCGCTGTTGAAAAAAAGTAATGGCGCGACGGCATCCTTGGCGGTCGGGGTGGATGTTCGTTCTCAGATATTTATGGAAGATTTGCAACAGGCGTTGCAGACATTGCGTACCGGGAAAACCAGTTTTGGCATCATTTTCCTGGAAGCCGCAGAGAATGAATTGATCCGCCGGTTTGCCGAGACCCGGCGTCCTCATCCACTGCGCGGCAAGAAAACATTTCATGATCGGATTCGTTCTGAGCGCCGGCAATTGGCGTGGTTGCGGGAAAGCGCTGATCTGATTATTGATACCACGCGTTTGACACCGCCTGAATTGCGCCGACAGTTGGCCGCCTGGTTGAATCGCGGACAAAGAAAAATGCATGTTACGGTCAGCAGTTTTGGCTATAAATTCGGACTTCCGCAGGATGCGGATTTTATTTTTGATGTGCGCTTTTTGCCTAATCCCTTTTATGTCACGGCATTGAAAAAAAGTACCGGGATGCAGCGTAAAGTACAAAATTATGTTATGCAGCAACCGGAAGCAGGCAAGACACTTGAGAGCATCGCCGGCATGCTGAAACGATTGATTCCTCACTATGTCCGTGAAGGAAAAGCAACCTTGCATTTTGCATTTGGATGTACCGGCGGACAGCATCGCTCCGTGGTGATGGCCAATGCACTGAAAAAACGTTTGGCCGGTGATACACTTGTTTATCATCGTGAGTTGGGACGGAAATGCGGGGAGACGCATGGCACGTAA